One region of Ruminococcus albus AD2013 genomic DNA includes:
- a CDS encoding M23 family metallopeptidase — translation MMTAPNTFHPPPAPSAGKNAAYGYTNSKSNLTWPVPGHYNISFGFGWRNSGSLYGNHKGIDIYDSQIYNAEICAAEEGTVIRVENYCTHDYGKNYSCGCGGGYGRYCIIEHPDGKWTLYGHANNIIVSVGQHVEKEQVIGYVGSTGHSTGPHTHFEVQVDMGGYMAQVDPSNYV, via the coding sequence ATGATGACAGCGCCGAATACGTTCCACCCGCCACCGGCACCCTCGGCGGGCAAGAATGCGGCTTACGGCTACACAAACTCGAAGTCCAATCTGACATGGCCTGTACCCGGTCACTATAATATCTCCTTTGGATTTGGCTGGCGTAACTCCGGTTCCCTTTACGGCAACCACAAGGGTATTGATATCTATGACAGCCAGATATACAATGCAGAGATCTGTGCGGCTGAGGAAGGTACAGTCATAAGAGTTGAGAACTACTGTACTCACGATTACGGCAAGAACTACTCTTGCGGCTGCGGCGGCGGATACGGCAGATACTGCATTATTGAGCATCCCGATGGAAAGTGGACACTTTACGGTCATGCAAACAATATCATCGTATCTGTTGGTCAGCACGTAGAAAAGGAGCAGGTAATCGGTTATGTCGGCTCTACGGGTCATTCTACCGGACCTCATACCCATTTCGAGGTACAGGTAGATATGGGCGGCTATATGGCTCAGGTTGACCCCTCTAACTATGTATAA
- a CDS encoding permease-like cell division protein FtsX: MLVSLLMVGLASLTAINLTRIISGIEDKSEVVVVINDNATEENEKELKEHLKAIPNVNTIELYSKEEAWKGMLDSMTEEERAFFKYADENPLPDTYRLTVKDIEIMSDTTAQIENT, encoded by the coding sequence TTGCTTGTCAGCCTGCTTATGGTCGGTCTGGCGAGCCTTACCGCGATAAATCTCACAAGGATAATAAGCGGTATCGAAGACAAGAGTGAGGTAGTAGTCGTTATAAACGACAATGCTACCGAGGAAAACGAAAAGGAACTGAAAGAGCATCTCAAGGCTATACCCAATGTTAATACGATAGAGCTTTACAGCAAGGAAGAAGCCTGGAAGGGTATGCTCGACAGTATGACAGAGGAAGAACGCGCATTTTTCAAGTATGCGGATGAGAACCCTCTGCCCGACACTTACAGACTGACTGTCAAGGATATTGAGATAATGAGTGATACCACCGCTCAGATCGAAAACACTTGA